From the genome of Anopheles moucheti chromosome 3, idAnoMoucSN_F20_07, whole genome shotgun sequence, one region includes:
- the LOC128305882 gene encoding inositol monophosphatase 1 codes for MALNLDECYEHVLGLVETAGSLIAARNSQRKRVVEKSSNIDLLTETDQQVERMLMEGITANYPDHKFIGEEETSEGKKAELTDAPTWIIDPVDGTMNFVHSFPHSCISIALLVEKVAEIAIIYNPIVGQKFTARRDKGAFLNGNPIRVSGETAFERALATTEFGTSREEEKTRVVLENIGKLVRQIHGLRSLGSAALNMAMVALGGADFNYEFGIHAWDIAAGDLLVREAGGVCLDPAGGPLDLMSRRVLCASTQELADKVVLALTQFYPEPRD; via the exons ATGGCTCTTAACTTGGACGAATGTTACGAACATGTTCTCGGATTGGTGGAAACTGCTGGAAGC CTAATCGCTGCCAGAAACTCCCAGCGGAAACGCGTGGTAGAAAAGTCGAGCAATATCGATCTGCTGACCGAAACCGACCAACAAGTGGAGCGCATGCTGATGGAAGGAATCACGGCGAACTATCCTGACCATAA GTTTATCGGCGAGGAAGAAACGAGCGAAGGGAAGAAGGCCGAACTGACCGATGCACCTACCTGGATTATCGATCCCGTGGACGGAACGATGAACTTTGTGCACAGTTTTCCACATTCGTGCATTTCCATCGCACTGCTGGTGGAGAAGGTGGCGGAAATTGCCATCATTTACAATCCGATCGTTGGCCAGAAATTTACGGCCCGCCGTGACAAGGGTGCATTTTTGAACGGCAACCCAATCCGTGTGTCCGGCGAAACGGCGTTCGAACGGGCCCTTGCAACAACGGAATTTGGAACATCCcgggaagaggaaaaaacacGCGTTGTCCTAGAGAACATTGGAAAGCTTGTGCGACAGATTCATGG ATTGCGTAGTCTTGGTTCGGCGGCACTCAACATGGCTATGGTGGCACTCGGTGGGGCAGACTTTAATTACGAGTTTGGCATTCACGCCTGGGACATTGCGGCGGGAGATTTGCTGGTGCGGGAAGCGGGAGGCGTCTGTTTGGATCCTGCCGGTGGTCCACTGGATCTTATGTCCCGTCGGGTGCTGTGTGCCAGTACGCAAGAACTTGCCGACAAGGTGGTGCTCGCATTGACACAGTTCTATCCCGAACCGAGGGATTAG